From Xylanibacter oryzae DSM 17970, a single genomic window includes:
- a CDS encoding FecR family protein, which yields MKDIEEEYLTFVVRHYKAHKYDPNKAFKKFKKITGSNNNIKHKTLRIISVAASIAIIIGVLIVYNYYEKTKNLIVVASAGQCKTVKLEDGSKIILSPYSSFTYNIVEMEKGDRTVKLVGKAFFSIHHDEKHPFSVDGKVGKVKILGTVFQVDEQNKNTSTVYVVSGKVYFSGLNSNKGVLLTKGMKATLTGNKGKPLIVSSGNINQTAWATGVFKFNNTPINEALGDISEYYHVNIIASDTTKCISGEFEATNMNDVVDLLESTLGIKIQINK from the coding sequence ATGAAAGATATTGAAGAAGAGTATTTGACGTTTGTAGTTAGACATTACAAAGCACACAAATACGATCCTAATAAGGCTTTTAAAAAGTTTAAAAAAATAACAGGATCAAATAATAATATAAAACACAAGACTTTGCGTATTATATCAGTCGCAGCTTCTATAGCTATAATTATAGGAGTCCTTATTGTTTATAATTATTATGAAAAGACTAAAAACCTGATTGTAGTTGCTTCTGCAGGACAGTGTAAGACTGTTAAGCTTGAAGACGGTAGTAAAATAATTTTATCTCCATATTCTAGTTTTACATATAATATTGTTGAGATGGAAAAAGGAGATCGTACCGTAAAACTTGTAGGCAAGGCTTTTTTTTCAATCCATCATGATGAAAAGCATCCATTTTCTGTAGATGGTAAAGTTGGAAAAGTTAAGATTCTGGGTACTGTTTTTCAGGTAGATGAACAGAATAAAAATACTTCTACTGTCTATGTAGTAAGTGGAAAAGTATACTTTTCCGGACTAAATAGTAATAAGGGTGTATTGTTGACGAAAGGAATGAAGGCAACGCTGACAGGAAACAAAGGAAAACCTTTAATTGTCTCTTCTGGAAATATTAACCAGACAGCCTGGGCTACAGGAGTGTTTAAGTTTAACAATACGCCCATCAATGAGGCTTTGGGAGATATATCAGAATATTACCATGTGAATATCATTGCCAGTGATACGACAAAATGCATTTCTGGTGAATTTGAAGCAACAAATATGAATGATGTTGTGGATTTGTTGGAAAGTACACTAGGCATAAAAATCCAAATAAATAAATAG
- a CDS encoding IS3 family transposase — MKSLFEDKENTYTVVSLCKIIGYTKQAYYKHENSISEDAMRHEIIIQAIYSIREKMPDLSCDKVHRILLKRLPSDLTIGRKATYDLMRIHGLIRHKRCYRTQTTLTVYRLEYHDLIKDLFIDHPNQVWVADITYIRLESGDFIYLGLITDRYSRKIIGWNLSESLAQEGAMSALKMALAMLPAGVMPIHHSDRGCQYYSKTYTDLLKSVGMQISMYTDGDPRNNAVAERINGTIKNEMLCDKVIYGLDDGFIKVCRAIHIYNDERPHLSLDYHTPEEAYHMSGNIRRRWNTNYKKKEVLLEITEK, encoded by the coding sequence GTGAAGAGTCTTTTCGAAGATAAAGAAAACACTTATACAGTAGTTTCTCTCTGCAAGATTATAGGATATACAAAACAGGCATACTATAAACATGAGAATTCAATATCAGAAGATGCTATGCGCCATGAAATAATTATTCAGGCGATATATTCTATAAGAGAAAAGATGCCGGATTTGAGCTGTGACAAGGTTCATAGAATACTATTAAAACGTCTTCCTTCGGATCTGACAATAGGCAGGAAGGCAACATACGATCTGATGCGAATACACGGTCTTATCCGACACAAGCGCTGCTATCGTACACAAACGACCTTGACCGTTTATAGGTTGGAATATCACGATTTGATAAAGGACCTATTCATAGACCATCCTAATCAAGTATGGGTTGCTGATATAACATATATCCGACTAGAGTCCGGTGACTTTATTTATCTTGGGCTTATAACAGATCGATATTCCCGTAAGATAATTGGATGGAATTTGTCAGAAAGCCTTGCACAGGAAGGTGCGATGTCTGCATTGAAGATGGCTTTGGCAATGTTACCTGCAGGTGTGATGCCGATACATCATTCAGACCGGGGCTGTCAGTATTATAGCAAAACATATACGGATCTACTCAAATCTGTTGGTATGCAAATTAGCATGTATACGGATGGTGACCCAAGAAATAACGCCGTTGCCGAGAGAATTAATGGAACAATCAAAAATGAAATGCTCTGTGATAAAGTAATCTATGGATTGGATGATGGATTTATAAAAGTTTGTAGGGCTATTCATATATATAATGATGAACGTCCTCATTTAAGCCTTGATTATCATACACCAGAAGAAGCTTATCATATGAGTGGAAATATAAGAAGACGATGGAATACTAATTATAAAAAGAAGGAGGTACTACTTGAAATAACAGAAAAGTAA
- a CDS encoding aminoacyl-histidine dipeptidase: MSEIKNLKPQCIWKNFYALTQVPRPSGHLEKVQQFLLDFAKDAGVEAFKDPAGNIVMRKAATKGMENRKTVIMQAHMDMVPQKSKDSKHNFETDPIETYVDGDWVKAKDTTLGADDGLGIAAIMAVMEAKDLKHGNIEALCTRDEETGMYGANELPAGELDGDILLNLDSETEGEMIIGSAGGIDITAELDYKEVDTDNEDIAVKVNIKGLRGGHSGLEIAEGRANANKLMVRFVREAISGFEARLASWDGGNMRNAIPFEADVVLTLPKENKEALKELVGDYEQLFNDEYKGIEKNIEFSIEDVETPKTEVPVEIQDNLIDAIYACHNGVIRNIPSIPEIVETSSNLAIINIGNNKASIKILARSSSESMKDYIATTLESCFNMAGMKVTLSGGYQGWDPNTDSEIIKVMENIYKDMFKSEPSVKVCHAGLECSIILSKYPNLDIVSFGPTLLSPHTTKERANIPSVPNFWDLLVKTLEQIPVKK; encoded by the coding sequence ATGAGCGAAATTAAAAATTTAAAGCCACAATGCATTTGGAAAAACTTCTATGCACTAACACAAGTTCCACGTCCATCAGGACATTTAGAGAAGGTTCAGCAATTTTTACTGGATTTTGCAAAAGATGCTGGTGTAGAAGCTTTTAAAGACCCTGCCGGCAACATCGTTATGCGCAAAGCTGCTACTAAAGGTATGGAAAATCGCAAAACAGTAATTATGCAGGCACACATGGATATGGTGCCACAAAAATCTAAAGATAGTAAACATAATTTTGAAACAGACCCTATTGAGACGTATGTTGATGGTGACTGGGTCAAGGCTAAAGATACTACATTAGGAGCTGACGATGGCTTAGGTATTGCCGCTATTATGGCAGTAATGGAAGCTAAAGACTTGAAACATGGCAATATTGAGGCTTTGTGTACACGAGATGAAGAGACAGGTATGTATGGTGCCAACGAATTGCCTGCAGGCGAACTAGATGGTGATATACTGCTAAACCTAGACTCTGAGACTGAAGGAGAAATGATTATAGGTAGCGCTGGTGGAATTGATATCACAGCCGAACTTGATTATAAAGAAGTAGACACTGACAACGAAGATATTGCTGTAAAAGTAAACATTAAAGGTCTACGTGGAGGCCATTCCGGCCTTGAAATAGCAGAAGGAAGAGCTAATGCAAACAAACTGATGGTAAGATTTGTAAGAGAGGCTATCAGCGGCTTTGAAGCTCGTCTTGCATCTTGGGACGGGGGAAACATGCGCAATGCAATACCTTTCGAAGCTGATGTCGTATTAACTCTACCTAAAGAAAATAAAGAGGCTCTCAAAGAACTTGTAGGTGATTACGAGCAACTTTTCAATGATGAATATAAAGGAATTGAAAAAAATATTGAATTTTCTATTGAGGATGTAGAGACTCCAAAAACAGAGGTTCCTGTTGAAATACAAGATAATCTGATTGATGCAATATATGCATGCCATAATGGTGTGATTCGCAACATACCTTCAATACCTGAGATTGTTGAAACATCTTCAAACTTAGCAATAATAAACATTGGCAATAATAAAGCTTCTATTAAAATACTAGCCCGCAGTTCTAGTGAAAGCATGAAGGATTATATTGCCACAACCCTTGAGAGTTGCTTCAACATGGCAGGAATGAAAGTTACGCTGAGTGGTGGCTATCAGGGATGGGATCCTAATACAGACAGTGAAATAATAAAGGTCATGGAGAACATCTATAAAGATATGTTCAAAAGCGAGCCTTCTGTAAAAGTTTGTCACGCAGGACTAGAATGCAGCATAATACTTAGCAAATATCCTAATCTTGATATAGTATCTTTCGGCCCTACTCTATTGTCTCCGCACACTACTAAAGAACGTGCCAATATACCTAGTGTTCCTAATTTTTGGGATCTACTCGTAAAAACATTAGAACAGATTCCTGTAAAGAAATAG
- a CDS encoding magnesium transporter CorA family protein — protein sequence MRTYWNTSKCLKAIDEWQPNCWIQVTCPAEEDQQELTDKFQIPDYFLSDISDTDERARYEYDDGWMLIILRIPYVKEVRSRTPYTTVPLGIIHKRDITITVCNFETNMMIDFVSYHQKRGVGFTDYVDMIFRLFLSSAVWYLKRLKQINSLIEKSKRNLDREVNNESLIGLSRLQDSLTYFITSIRGNETLLTKLKFKLQVDELDADLIEDVNIEMSQARETTNIYSDILESTMDTYSSIINNNMNTVMRTLTSVSIILMFPTLIASLFGMNLFNGMERNPYGFIIALVISFIISGLSWWIFRKKRLI from the coding sequence ATGAGAACATATTGGAATACAAGCAAATGCTTGAAGGCCATTGATGAATGGCAACCGAATTGCTGGATACAAGTAACATGTCCAGCTGAAGAAGATCAGCAAGAACTAACTGATAAATTTCAAATTCCAGACTATTTTTTATCAGATATCAGCGATACTGATGAGCGTGCCCGCTACGAATATGACGATGGTTGGATGCTGATCATTCTCCGTATTCCCTATGTCAAAGAAGTAAGATCAAGAACTCCTTATACGACTGTACCACTTGGTATTATACACAAACGTGATATAACTATAACAGTATGTAATTTTGAGACCAACATGATGATTGATTTTGTAAGTTACCATCAGAAGAGAGGCGTAGGATTTACAGACTACGTAGATATGATTTTTCGCCTTTTCCTTTCTTCAGCTGTATGGTACTTAAAACGTCTTAAACAGATAAACAGCTTGATTGAAAAATCGAAAAGGAATTTAGATAGAGAAGTCAATAATGAGTCACTTATAGGTTTGAGCCGTTTACAAGATTCACTTACTTATTTTATCACATCAATACGAGGCAATGAAACATTGCTTACAAAGCTTAAATTTAAGTTGCAGGTAGACGAACTAGATGCCGATCTTATCGAGGATGTAAACATAGAGATGAGTCAGGCACGTGAAACCACAAATATATATTCAGATATTCTTGAATCAACGATGGACACGTACTCAAGTATAATCAATAATAACATGAATACAGTGATGCGTACACTTACATCTGTATCCATTATACTCATGTTCCCTACACTTATAGCAAGTCTATTTGGTATGAATCTTTTCAATGGCATGGAAAGAAACCCTTATGGGTTTATTATAGCGTTGGTAATTTCATTCATTATTTCAGGCTTATCTTGGTGGATTTTCCGCAAGAAACGACTGATTTAG
- a CDS encoding DUF349 domain-containing protein: MMDSQEKALKEGILEGTAVENAANNACAEPKEEAKAEVKPVEEANTVAEATEDAITKNEEADKSDKDLYKTKAEVLDRVKELAHGDGPLPKDEIDNLKTVFYKLHIAQKDAKYKEYIDAGGDPEHYQIIPDDDEEAFKAEMTIIKEKRAKIFAEQEAEKEGNYNKKFEIIEKIKSMVSSPEEANKSYNDFKQLQQEWKEIKAIPASKANELWRNYQLYVEQFYDLLKLNIEAREYDFKKNLEIKTHLCEAAEKLANDDDIISAFHQLQKLHQEYRETGPVSKDLREEVWNRFKAASTIINKRHQQHFEELRLKEEDNLVKKTALCEKIEAIAKEENKGASDWEKHTKEIIEIQTEWKTIGFAPQKMNIKIFDRFRATCDDFFGRKAEFFKTLKEKFSENASKKKELVEKAKALKDSVDWKNTSDELIKLQKEWKTIGMVPKKLGDQLWSEFLDACNHFFDARNSANAGLRNEEHENLEKKRNIIEELKGLAEQVGDNAQEAVQKLTEEYNSIGHVPFKEKDVIYKEYHDILDTLYNKLNIKVAKRKFNNFKNNLKNVAAKGIDALDNERGRLLRQYDSVKSEVQTYENNLGFLNSTSKKGNNLIEEMNRKVQKLKDEMELIKQKIKAIDAQNKEE, encoded by the coding sequence ATGATGGACTCTCAAGAAAAAGCCCTAAAAGAGGGAATTTTAGAAGGAACAGCAGTAGAAAATGCTGCTAATAATGCTTGTGCTGAACCTAAAGAGGAAGCAAAAGCTGAAGTTAAACCTGTGGAAGAGGCAAATACAGTAGCTGAAGCTACCGAAGATGCTATAACTAAAAACGAGGAAGCTGACAAATCTGATAAGGATTTATACAAGACTAAGGCAGAGGTTTTAGATCGTGTGAAAGAGTTAGCTCATGGTGACGGCCCTCTCCCTAAGGATGAAATAGATAATCTGAAAACCGTTTTCTACAAATTGCATATCGCACAAAAAGACGCCAAATATAAGGAATATATTGATGCAGGAGGCGATCCTGAACATTATCAAATAATTCCTGATGACGACGAGGAGGCTTTCAAAGCAGAAATGACTATCATAAAAGAAAAGAGAGCTAAGATTTTTGCTGAACAAGAAGCTGAAAAAGAAGGAAACTACAACAAGAAGTTTGAAATCATCGAAAAAATAAAATCAATGGTTTCTTCACCTGAAGAGGCAAATAAATCATACAATGATTTTAAGCAATTACAACAGGAATGGAAAGAAATAAAAGCTATTCCGGCAAGTAAGGCCAATGAGTTATGGCGCAACTACCAATTGTACGTAGAACAGTTTTATGATTTATTGAAACTTAATATTGAAGCACGCGAATATGACTTCAAAAAGAATCTCGAGATAAAGACACACCTCTGTGAAGCTGCTGAAAAGTTAGCAAATGATGATGACATAATAAGTGCATTCCATCAGCTGCAGAAATTACATCAGGAATACAGAGAAACAGGGCCTGTATCAAAAGACTTACGCGAAGAAGTGTGGAATCGCTTTAAGGCAGCATCTACTATAATAAACAAGCGCCATCAGCAGCACTTCGAAGAGCTACGCTTAAAGGAAGAAGACAACCTTGTAAAGAAGACTGCTTTATGCGAAAAAATAGAAGCGATAGCAAAAGAAGAAAACAAGGGCGCTTCTGATTGGGAAAAGCATACAAAAGAAATAATTGAGATTCAAACAGAATGGAAGACCATTGGTTTTGCACCTCAAAAGATGAATATTAAGATTTTTGATAGATTCCGCGCCACATGTGATGATTTCTTTGGTCGCAAAGCAGAATTTTTCAAGACTCTAAAAGAGAAGTTTTCAGAAAACGCTTCAAAGAAGAAAGAACTTGTTGAAAAAGCAAAAGCTCTAAAAGATAGTGTTGATTGGAAGAATACCAGCGATGAACTTATAAAGCTTCAGAAAGAATGGAAGACCATAGGTATGGTACCAAAAAAACTTGGAGACCAGTTATGGAGTGAATTCCTTGATGCATGCAATCATTTCTTTGATGCACGTAATTCTGCAAATGCAGGACTACGCAATGAAGAGCATGAGAATCTGGAGAAAAAACGTAATATCATTGAGGAGCTGAAAGGACTTGCTGAACAAGTTGGAGACAACGCACAGGAAGCTGTACAAAAACTCACTGAAGAATATAACAGTATAGGTCATGTGCCTTTCAAAGAGAAGGATGTGATATATAAAGAGTACCATGATATTCTAGACACGCTATACAATAAGTTGAACATAAAAGTAGCCAAACGGAAATTTAATAATTTCAAAAATAATCTTAAGAACGTTGCCGCCAAAGGTATTGATGCTCTTGACAACGAGCGCGGAAGACTGCTTAGACAATATGATTCTGTTAAATCAGAGGTTCAGACTTATGAAAACAATTTAGGTTTTCTAAACTCTACTAGCAAAAAAGGTAATAACCTAATAGAAGAGATGAATCGTAAAGTGCAAAAACTGAAAGACGAGATGGAACTTATTAAGCAAAAGATTAAGGCCATTGATGCACAAAACAAAGAAGAATAA
- a CDS encoding outer membrane beta-barrel protein — MKKDLIMIIISVLLSLQSKAQNLSYGVHAGVDVHSYNSVDQVKVYDQKTNLGFVAGSDLKYTLHNNIIFASGFDITLNAGEFSSFSNYYREQKGVYTEFPQIKTKELCVEVPIAIGYNLRLSDKFLFIPSIGIYSRYAFTSIKDRVITNIGDGKTVSDEWKCLDGYVFGIHRIEGFKHFDTGFKIKAELIFAIHYSLSATYQRGFIEQNKQFGIKDQNMRICLGYYF; from the coding sequence ATGAAGAAAGATTTAATAATGATTATCATATCTGTTTTGCTTTCTTTGCAGTCTAAAGCTCAGAATTTGAGTTACGGAGTTCATGCAGGAGTGGATGTACACAGTTATAATTCTGTTGATCAGGTAAAGGTATATGATCAGAAAACTAATTTGGGTTTTGTTGCAGGTAGTGATTTAAAGTATACGTTGCATAATAATATAATATTTGCTTCAGGTTTTGATATAACACTTAATGCTGGAGAGTTCTCATCTTTCAGTAATTATTATAGAGAACAAAAAGGTGTTTATACTGAATTTCCTCAAATTAAAACAAAGGAATTGTGTGTTGAAGTTCCAATTGCGATAGGTTATAATCTTCGATTATCTGATAAGTTCTTATTCATTCCGTCAATTGGTATTTATAGCAGATATGCTTTTACTTCTATTAAAGATAGAGTAATTACAAATATTGGTGATGGTAAAACTGTTTCTGATGAATGGAAATGTTTAGATGGATATGTATTTGGCATTCATAGAATAGAAGGATTTAAACACTTTGATACAGGCTTCAAAATAAAAGCCGAACTAATATTTGCAATTCATTATTCATTATCAGCTACTTACCAGAGGGGTTTTATAGAGCAAAATAAGCAATTTGGAATTAAGGATCAGAATATGAGAATTTGTTTAGGTTATTATTTCTAA
- a CDS encoding TonB-dependent receptor, translating into MEQIQKEKKVYFIYDARTNLNQVYVGRPLTGLSLDKVLKQLFKDCNIKWKRKGNNIILEQQVKSHIKSKPQKASKTELLHKYTLSGYVHDESGESLVNATIRDKTTGNGTMTNEQGYFSISLPKGVHSLDVAYLGFEEENKILDLNKDYVVKFILHENTTLGEVMVQGDLNSPLLTTQTGKRSFTSKDINTEFSLLSSPDVVKTLQRISGVSSGIELASGLYVHGGGSDENLFLLDGTSLYQINHSLGLFSSFNTDLIKNVDFYKSGFPARYSGRLSSITDVRTRDGDLQQYHGSYSIGMLDGKFNLEGPLVKDKTSFIIGLRRSWIDFFLKPTFYIINHGDNDGDKTSFGYMFYDLNAKITHYFSDRNKISIGLYSGLDHYNINDKSVWNPYVEDTKNNFRWGNLNVALNWSFSIKNKLFGNFTGCFTHNHSMQDYSEDDTQKLKEGIVRRTSLDTQNNSSHIYDYGIKADFDYRPSVFHKINFGGSYYCHIFKPQTKQQAFYFGDSSEEVDTTKVESTNFNRANEFSFYVEDEMNVLKNLSMDIGLNYSFFAVKDKAYQHLDPRFALKYQLGNNCSAKLSYTFMSQYVHRIASTYLEMPTDYWVLTTSSILPATSTQIAAGLYVRPNNTLTLSLESFYKYTSHLIQYRDWMGLQPPASRWDKDVIDGCGRSYGIELDADYRTQRTTLQASYTLSWTLHKYNDFDAGWFRDKFDNRHKLDIVWRYKLSSNTAIYASWTYHSGNRMTLPSKYITLPTLPNESIGLTSQYFLGNPNNVGLPAYHRLDIGANFTHKTKRGNDRIWNISIYNLYCHLNTMYSKIHQNEDGSFSIKCRGYIPIIPSVSYTLKF; encoded by the coding sequence ATGGAACAAATACAAAAAGAAAAGAAAGTCTATTTTATCTATGATGCTAGAACTAATTTGAATCAGGTCTATGTAGGGAGGCCTTTGACTGGACTCTCTTTGGACAAAGTATTGAAACAGCTATTTAAAGATTGTAACATTAAATGGAAACGAAAAGGCAACAATATAATATTGGAGCAACAAGTTAAATCTCATATAAAGTCGAAACCACAAAAGGCATCAAAAACAGAGTTACTACATAAGTATACTTTGAGCGGATATGTTCATGATGAAAGTGGTGAATCTTTGGTTAATGCCACAATTAGAGATAAGACTACCGGAAATGGAACTATGACTAATGAACAAGGCTATTTCAGCATTTCTCTTCCTAAAGGAGTTCATTCTCTGGATGTAGCTTATCTTGGATTTGAGGAAGAGAACAAAATATTAGACCTGAATAAAGACTATGTCGTGAAATTTATACTTCATGAAAATACAACCTTAGGTGAGGTCATGGTTCAAGGGGATTTGAATTCACCTTTGCTGACAACTCAAACCGGTAAGCGTTCTTTTACTTCTAAAGATATTAACACAGAGTTCTCCTTATTGAGTTCCCCTGATGTCGTCAAAACGTTGCAGAGAATATCAGGTGTGTCATCAGGAATAGAATTGGCTTCCGGACTGTATGTCCATGGTGGTGGCAGTGATGAGAATCTTTTCCTTCTGGATGGAACATCTCTTTATCAGATTAATCATTCTTTGGGATTATTTTCTTCTTTCAATACAGACCTAATAAAAAATGTTGACTTCTATAAGAGTGGCTTTCCTGCAAGATATAGTGGTAGACTTTCATCTATTACAGATGTCCGTACAAGAGATGGTGATTTGCAGCAATATCATGGAAGCTATTCAATAGGTATGCTAGATGGAAAATTTAATTTGGAAGGACCGTTGGTAAAAGATAAAACTTCATTTATTATTGGTTTAAGGAGAAGTTGGATAGACTTTTTTCTGAAACCAACATTCTACATAATTAATCATGGAGACAATGATGGCGATAAAACATCTTTTGGTTATATGTTTTATGACTTGAATGCTAAAATTACTCATTATTTTTCTGATCGTAATAAAATTTCTATTGGTTTATATTCTGGTCTGGATCATTATAATATTAACGACAAAAGCGTTTGGAATCCATATGTAGAAGATACAAAAAATAATTTTAGATGGGGAAATTTGAACGTAGCATTAAACTGGAGCTTTTCAATAAAGAATAAATTATTTGGTAATTTTACAGGCTGTTTTACTCATAATCATAGCATGCAGGATTATTCTGAAGATGATACACAGAAATTGAAAGAGGGAATAGTAAGAAGAACAAGTCTTGATACACAAAATAACAGTTCACACATCTATGATTACGGAATAAAAGCTGATTTTGACTATCGACCCAGTGTATTTCATAAAATTAATTTCGGAGGGAGCTATTATTGTCACATATTTAAGCCTCAGACTAAACAACAGGCGTTCTATTTTGGTGATTCGAGTGAAGAAGTAGATACTACTAAGGTTGAATCTACTAATTTTAACCGTGCCAATGAATTTTCATTTTACGTTGAGGATGAAATGAATGTATTAAAAAACTTGAGTATGGATATAGGATTGAATTATTCTTTTTTTGCTGTAAAAGATAAGGCATATCAACATCTTGATCCGAGATTTGCATTGAAATATCAGCTAGGTAACAATTGTTCTGCGAAATTGTCGTATACATTCATGTCGCAGTATGTGCATCGTATAGCCAGCACATATTTGGAAATGCCTACAGATTACTGGGTCCTTACAACATCGTCTATTTTGCCTGCTACTTCAACGCAAATTGCTGCAGGTCTATATGTTCGGCCAAATAATACTTTAACGCTTTCCTTGGAAAGTTTTTACAAATACACGAGTCATCTTATTCAATATCGTGACTGGATGGGCTTACAGCCGCCAGCATCAAGATGGGACAAAGATGTAATTGATGGATGTGGACGTTCGTACGGTATAGAACTGGATGCAGATTATAGAACTCAAAGAACAACTTTGCAGGCTTCCTATACATTGTCTTGGACATTGCATAAATACAATGATTTTGATGCTGGCTGGTTTAGAGATAAATTTGATAATCGGCATAAACTTGATATCGTATGGAGATATAAATTGAGTAGTAATACGGCCATATACGCTTCGTGGACATATCATTCTGGTAATAGAATGACACTTCCTTCTAAATATATAACATTACCTACTTTACCAAATGAGTCAATAGGACTTACAAGCCAATATTTTTTAGGTAATCCCAATAATGTTGGATTGCCAGCCTATCATAGATTGGATATTGGAGCAAATTTTACTCATAAAACTAAACGAGGCAATGATAGAATTTGGAATATTAGTATTTATAATCTTTATTGTCATCTCAATACAATGTATTCTAAGATACATCAGAATGAAGATGGAAGTTTCAGTATTAAATGTAGGGGATATATTCCAATTATCCCTTCTGTAAGTTACACATTAAAATTTTAA
- a CDS encoding DUF4249 domain-containing protein yields the protein MRKLSCIMILVVLLVSCHDNMDLSQLQEKDQLVVYCFPTSTDTTEIHVSTSIPVNGARIYLDSVNASFEINGKRKTAYFQKKIENNNLYELVYYVVGKLNIGDKVSVKVMEDRFSETTATTFIPNIPDVQSVFMDSVYNSGNFYNQIRLKLKSSQNKDYFAIRVIGREESYNGDVDSTYIYLRTQEIETSNEPILNNYSMGETSFNTDNDFYHNLYIFDNSTFGHDSTYTLHLNVKSKAYINSYKVQLYRITPELYHFIKSVNDIGNNEMGDYGMSFVQPSYTNIINGLGVVGGYALKETGWLSRK from the coding sequence ATGAGAAAACTCAGTTGTATAATGATTCTGGTTGTCTTACTTGTATCATGCCATGATAATATGGATCTCAGCCAATTGCAAGAAAAGGATCAGTTGGTAGTATACTGCTTTCCTACATCTACCGATACAACAGAAATACATGTATCAACTTCTATTCCTGTTAATGGTGCAAGAATTTATTTAGACAGTGTTAATGCATCCTTTGAAATAAATGGGAAACGTAAAACTGCATATTTTCAAAAAAAGATTGAGAACAATAATTTATATGAACTAGTCTATTATGTAGTAGGAAAGCTTAATATAGGGGATAAAGTCTCTGTCAAAGTTATGGAAGATAGATTTTCAGAGACTACTGCCACAACTTTCATTCCTAATATTCCGGATGTTCAAAGTGTGTTCATGGATAGTGTTTACAATTCTGGCAACTTTTATAATCAGATAAGACTTAAACTCAAAAGTTCTCAAAATAAGGATTACTTTGCTATTAGAGTAATCGGTCGGGAAGAAAGTTATAACGGTGATGTTGACTCTACTTATATTTATCTGCGAACCCAAGAAATAGAGACCAGTAACGAGCCAATACTTAACAACTATTCAATGGGTGAGACTTCTTTTAATACCGATAATGACTTTTATCATAATCTATATATATTCGATAACTCTACTTTTGGCCATGATTCTACTTATACTCTTCATCTTAATGTTAAGAGTAAAGCGTATATTAATAGCTATAAAGTTCAATTATATCGTATAACACCTGAATTATATCATTTTATCAAGAGTGTTAATGATATAGGTAATAACGAAATGGGTGATTATGGTATGTCTTTTGTGCAGCCAAGCTATACAAATATTATAAATGGTCTTGGAGTAGTTGGTGGATATGCTTTAAAAGAAACAGGATGGTTATCAAGAAAATAG